The proteins below are encoded in one region of Syntrophotalea carbinolica DSM 2380:
- a CDS encoding MYG1 family protein, producing MHKIVVHPGNAHRDDFLAVSILLAILDEAEVFRRDPGREDLADPGTYVVDVGMEYDPERRNFDHHQDKSLPCAFHLVMQDLGYHEDAQAVFGWYPFMSMMDVRGPHKTAEHLGVDASVLLASSSPIDGYILSRFSRLETLRSQDLLYQFMREMGRDMLALIKLKKERLERLRREAEIVPVKQLKAVVCAIEDNPKLSMELYLRSLEDARVMICITPSVRGEGWELLRLGDSNLVDFRAIADRPQIRFVHANGYIATTRTLLPLAEVLELAARSVADGEEHIPM from the coding sequence ATGCATAAAATCGTGGTACATCCGGGCAATGCCCACCGGGACGACTTCCTGGCGGTGAGCATATTGCTGGCCATCCTCGACGAAGCCGAGGTGTTTCGTCGCGATCCCGGTCGGGAGGATCTTGCCGATCCCGGGACTTATGTGGTCGATGTCGGCATGGAGTATGATCCGGAACGACGCAACTTCGATCATCATCAGGACAAGTCCCTGCCGTGTGCCTTTCATCTGGTTATGCAGGATCTCGGCTACCACGAGGATGCCCAGGCGGTGTTCGGCTGGTATCCCTTCATGAGCATGATGGATGTTCGTGGGCCGCACAAAACCGCCGAACATTTGGGGGTCGATGCCAGTGTCCTGCTGGCGTCCTCCTCACCCATCGACGGCTATATCCTTTCCCGTTTTTCCAGACTCGAGACGCTGCGGTCGCAGGATCTTCTCTATCAGTTCATGCGGGAGATGGGGCGGGATATGCTGGCCCTGATCAAGCTTAAGAAAGAACGGTTGGAACGGCTCAGGCGGGAAGCCGAAATCGTCCCGGTGAAACAGCTCAAAGCGGTGGTTTGTGCCATCGAAGACAACCCCAAACTGTCGATGGAACTCTACCTGCGTTCCCTTGAGGACGCGCGGGTTATGATCTGTATCACGCCGTCGGTGCGTGGCGAGGGATGGGAATTGTTGCGGCTCGGGGACAGCAATCTGGTCGATTTTCGGGCCATTGCGGACCGTCCGCAAATCCGCTTTGTGCACGCCAACGGCTATATCGCGACAACCCGGACTCTGCTCCCTCTTGCCGAGGTGTTGGAACTCGCAGCACGGTCCGTCGCGGATGGCGAAGAGCACATCCCGATGTAG
- the mnhG gene encoding monovalent cation/H(+) antiporter subunit G, translating to MTALGLVFLMLGIFILLLAGVGLFSLPDALSRQHAATKAGALGLVSMLSGTALLGGDGSWVWRALLIILLVWLTMPVASHVLARAAMRENPVMDDGGSDDVFADDAPLRD from the coding sequence ATGACGGCCCTCGGTTTGGTTTTTCTTATGCTGGGCATATTTATTTTGCTTTTGGCGGGCGTGGGATTGTTCTCGCTGCCCGATGCCCTGTCCCGCCAGCACGCGGCAACCAAGGCCGGTGCGTTGGGGCTTGTTTCGATGCTGTCCGGTACGGCGCTGCTCGGCGGCGACGGGTCCTGGGTTTGGCGCGCATTGCTGATCATACTGCTTGTATGGCTGACCATGCCGGTGGCGTCCCATGTGCTTGCCAGAGCCGCTATGCGCGAAAATCCCGTTATGGACGACGGGGGCAGTGACGATGTTTTTGCGGATGACGCACCCCTGCGCGATTAA
- a CDS encoding monovalent cation/H+ antiporter complex subunit F, translating into MMGWLVVPVLVCVGLGVVRFVRGPYDADRIVAVDMLFSAAVALCVLAALVTRRVLYLDIAIGVVLIGFVATLAWARLVEMRGMPSKGSRS; encoded by the coding sequence ATGATGGGTTGGCTCGTTGTGCCGGTTCTGGTGTGTGTGGGGCTGGGTGTTGTGCGTTTTGTGCGTGGGCCGTACGACGCCGATCGTATCGTTGCGGTCGATATGCTTTTTTCCGCAGCGGTCGCTTTATGTGTCCTTGCTGCGCTTGTAACGCGGCGTGTGCTGTATCTTGATATCGCCATCGGCGTCGTTCTGATCGGGTTCGTTGCCACCCTCGCCTGGGCCCGGTTGGTGGAAATGCGCGGCATGCCATCGAAAGGATCGCGGTCATGA
- a CDS encoding Na+/H+ antiporter subunit E, giving the protein MRLWPFIVARLWMRFVVHCVIAGIGTARIILRRQTPPAGLVRLRYAPMSATGAAILGAMVTLSPGTSAIDIDPVRREILLHLLDKGAAGATLAGIRRNFEPDLCRLFPEET; this is encoded by the coding sequence GTGAGACTGTGGCCTTTTATCGTCGCCAGGCTATGGATGCGTTTTGTCGTGCATTGTGTCATCGCCGGCATCGGCACCGCGCGGATTATCCTGCGGCGCCAGACACCTCCGGCGGGGCTGGTCCGTTTGCGCTACGCACCGATGAGTGCTACCGGGGCTGCCATTCTGGGTGCCATGGTCACACTGTCGCCCGGAACCAGTGCCATCGATATCGATCCGGTGCGGCGCGAAATTCTTCTGCACCTTCTCGACAAGGGGGCCGCAGGTGCGACCCTGGCGGGCATCCGGAGGAACTTCGAACCGGACCTTTGCAGGCTTTTTCCGGAGGAGACATGA
- a CDS encoding proton-conducting transporter membrane subunit yields MPVITPLLLPLLTALLCVLTRSDPHRQRNVSLGGALGQLFCAGVLLRRIVGSGPLTMVAGNWPLPFGIEFTADRLGISLVLVAAVMVTVVVVWQRSDVDIAPESPALHPLLHGLVAGACGAFLTADLFNLYVWFELALICSLGLLAQGGTLRHLDATFKYFALNLVGTLLLLAAVALLYAYTGQLNFTALGTAAAGRDGVLLLPLIGLLALAFLIKAAAFPFFSWLPSSYHTLPAPVLALFSALLSKVGICALIRILGGVLHPAPEVLFRGLGWIALISMVTGVLGAAYHWDLRRILAFHSISQVGYMLLALALASRAGNAAAIFFALHHSLVKAGLFLVAGMIYRHVGHYDLRRIGGLYAAKPGLATLFLILSLSLVGLPPSSGFWGKYLIVRESIVQGEYLWAGTALAVGLLTLYSMMKIWLEAFWKPHPDSTWHVPAGMRLAPAYAGVGVLILAVVWVGVYPGGLLGFVGAAATGLWGGPP; encoded by the coding sequence ATGCCGGTTATTACGCCCCTGTTGTTACCGCTTCTGACCGCCCTGCTGTGCGTCCTCACCCGGTCCGATCCGCATCGGCAGAGGAATGTCAGTCTTGGCGGGGCACTGGGGCAATTATTTTGCGCGGGGGTATTGTTGCGGCGTATCGTAGGGAGCGGTCCCCTCACAATGGTCGCGGGCAACTGGCCGTTGCCCTTCGGCATTGAATTTACCGCGGATCGGTTGGGCATCTCCCTCGTACTGGTGGCGGCGGTGATGGTGACGGTCGTTGTGGTCTGGCAGCGAAGCGATGTCGATATCGCACCGGAGTCGCCCGCGCTGCATCCGCTGCTTCACGGACTGGTTGCCGGTGCCTGCGGCGCCTTTCTTACCGCCGATCTGTTCAATCTCTACGTGTGGTTCGAGTTGGCGCTGATCTGCTCCCTCGGTTTGCTCGCGCAGGGCGGGACCCTGCGCCATCTGGACGCCACTTTCAAATATTTCGCCCTCAACCTGGTCGGCACGCTGCTGCTTCTCGCCGCGGTCGCGCTGCTGTATGCATATACCGGGCAGCTCAACTTTACCGCCCTGGGTACGGCGGCCGCGGGCCGGGACGGCGTCTTGCTGCTGCCGCTGATCGGCCTGTTGGCGCTGGCCTTTCTCATCAAGGCGGCGGCCTTTCCCTTTTTCTCCTGGCTGCCGTCCTCCTACCATACCTTGCCGGCGCCCGTTTTGGCGTTGTTTTCGGCGTTGCTCAGCAAGGTCGGGATCTGTGCGCTGATCCGTATCCTGGGCGGTGTCTTGCACCCCGCTCCGGAGGTTCTTTTCCGGGGGCTCGGATGGATCGCGCTTATCTCCATGGTAACCGGCGTGCTCGGTGCCGCCTATCACTGGGATTTGCGACGCATCCTGGCGTTCCACAGTATCAGCCAGGTCGGTTACATGCTCCTTGCTCTGGCGCTGGCGTCGCGGGCCGGCAATGCTGCCGCGATTTTCTTCGCCCTGCACCACAGCTTGGTCAAGGCCGGGCTGTTTCTGGTGGCGGGCATGATTTACCGGCATGTCGGTCATTACGATTTAAGACGCATCGGGGGGCTTTACGCCGCCAAGCCCGGGCTGGCCACGCTGTTTCTGATTCTTTCCCTGTCCCTGGTGGGCTTGCCTCCCTCCAGCGGATTCTGGGGGAAGTACCTCATCGTCCGCGAGAGCATCGTGCAGGGGGAATACCTCTGGGCCGGCACCGCGTTGGCGGTGGGGCTTTTGACCTTGTATTCGATGATGAAGATATGGCTCGAGGCCTTCTGGAAGCCCCATCCCGACAGTACCTGGCATGTGCCCGCCGGGATGCGGCTGGCCCCCGCGTACGCCGGCGTGGGCGTACTGATCCTGGCGGTTGTATGGGTGGGGGTTTATCCCGGGGGGCTGCTCGGTTTTGTCGGGGCAGCCGCCACCGGACTGTGGGGAGGTCCGCCGTGA
- a CDS encoding NADH-quinone oxidoreductase subunit K, whose amino-acid sequence MIWAIALALGAVVAAGTYLAFSRDLLRCLVGLALLGNGINLLLFSSGRFIGSAPPIIDPEGHMAGMTANPLPQALVLTAIVISFALLCFSLVLAVRLIEQAGSDDVSRLRAAEPPASDPVKPPLEETP is encoded by the coding sequence ATGATCTGGGCGATCGCGCTGGCCTTGGGTGCCGTTGTTGCTGCGGGGACCTATCTCGCCTTTTCACGGGATTTGCTTCGTTGTCTCGTCGGCCTGGCACTGCTCGGCAACGGTATCAATCTGCTGCTTTTCAGCAGCGGCCGTTTTATCGGCAGTGCTCCGCCGATTATCGATCCTGAAGGCCATATGGCAGGGATGACGGCTAACCCCTTGCCGCAGGCCCTGGTCCTTACCGCCATTGTCATAAGCTTCGCCCTGTTGTGTTTTTCGCTGGTTTTGGCGGTGCGGCTTATCGAACAGGCGGGAAGCGACGACGTGTCCCGGTTGCGCGCGGCGGAACCCCCAGCCTCTGATCCCGTTAAACCGCCCCTGGAGGAGACACCGTAA
- a CDS encoding MnhB domain-containing protein has translation MTRRALIAEVFMRRLYPLLLIASLWILFRGHNAPGGGFIAGLVAVAASSGYALVFGAGPALRRLPLAPARLGGAGVFMALVSGLPALLQGEPFLTHQWITVSFGAVDLPLSTTMLFDLGVYLCVWGALGGYCLGLVGIIGEEA, from the coding sequence ATGACGCGCAGGGCGCTGATCGCGGAAGTTTTCATGCGCCGGCTTTATCCGCTGTTGCTGATAGCCTCGTTGTGGATTCTGTTTCGCGGACACAATGCCCCCGGCGGCGGTTTTATCGCCGGACTGGTCGCGGTGGCGGCAAGTTCCGGCTATGCCCTGGTATTCGGCGCCGGGCCGGCTCTTCGGCGCCTTCCGCTGGCGCCGGCACGTCTTGGCGGGGCGGGCGTATTTATGGCGTTGGTGAGCGGGTTGCCGGCTCTGTTGCAGGGGGAACCGTTTCTGACGCATCAATGGATAACCGTGTCGTTCGGTGCGGTGGATTTGCCGCTATCAACCACGATGTTATTCGATCTCGGCGTTTATCTGTGTGTCTGGGGGGCGCTCGGCGGCTATTGCCTGGGGCTGGTAGGAATCATCGGGGAGGAAGCATGA
- the mbhE gene encoding hydrogen gas-evolving membrane-bound hydrogenase subunit E: MKESTHPKNGTATPIGRLWPALLPATLFALLLYGLFTMPLPRSYSAPWIPSLNVDFSLYVDGLAAQFLLLITGIGTLVFVYASGYLAEHPKRRRVLVLLQLFMIAMIGAVISDHLLVLFIFWELTSVLSFLLIGFDHEQETARKSAQQALLITGAGGLCLLAGIIILGRLAGTYSMQSLIAAAPSFMADPHLPPALMLIFLGAFTKSAQFPFHFWLPNAMAAPTPVSAYLHSATMVKLGIYLLARLDAAFSDVVFWEYTLIAAGTFTAVFAAIQTMCERDLKRILAWSTVATLGTLTMLVGFPGKGAALAVAALFFAHALYKAPLFFIAGNLDHGAGTREIDRLTGMRRYMPWTAAAALLAALSMAGVPLTFGFVAKDAITLAKTEAVVLSPVSYATVFVNGMSVAVAAIAAIRIFWGADTVPRKAQPHEAKASMLFPPLILVLLGLLFGFAPTLVDPVLGAAARSIAPGFKAARVMASYDIFSVIEATLLTFFFGGIVYLQWDRLHRLLSRLRFLGNYGPESWYRHLLAFLPHLVARQTRFLQHGLLSRYLMTLVGVVTLFIALLMLWARPVATWPVLQTLTIPVLGASLLIAAGALTVLFVRDHLILLLVSGVVGYGSAVLFLFTGAPDLAFTQFAIETVFVVVVACVLLRLRRLKTISSAISAEARSQRYLARGIALAFGTIVTLLLLLVSGLPFDDRLSGFFASQSLPAAHGRNIVNVIIVDFRALDTLGEIAVLAFALLAALPLLGVVRGKRS, encoded by the coding sequence GTGAAAGAAAGCACACACCCGAAAAACGGGACGGCAACACCGATCGGCAGACTGTGGCCGGCCCTGCTGCCTGCGACCCTGTTTGCCCTGTTGCTGTACGGCTTGTTCACCATGCCATTGCCCCGGAGCTATTCCGCGCCATGGATCCCTTCTTTGAATGTCGATTTTTCGCTGTATGTCGATGGCCTGGCAGCGCAGTTTCTGCTGTTGATCACGGGGATCGGCACGTTGGTTTTTGTCTATGCGTCCGGGTATCTGGCCGAGCATCCGAAAAGGCGGCGGGTCCTTGTTTTGTTGCAGCTTTTCATGATCGCCATGATCGGTGCGGTGATCAGTGATCACCTGCTTGTGCTTTTCATCTTTTGGGAATTGACAAGTGTCCTGTCGTTTTTGCTGATCGGGTTCGATCATGAGCAGGAGACCGCCCGGAAGTCGGCGCAGCAAGCTCTGCTGATAACCGGCGCAGGGGGACTTTGCCTGCTTGCCGGGATCATCATCCTCGGCCGGCTTGCCGGGACCTATTCCATGCAATCCCTTATTGCCGCGGCCCCTTCTTTTATGGCAGACCCGCATCTGCCCCCGGCCCTGATGCTGATCTTCCTGGGGGCTTTTACCAAGTCCGCTCAGTTCCCGTTTCACTTCTGGCTACCGAATGCCATGGCCGCTCCCACACCGGTCAGCGCCTATCTGCATTCGGCAACCATGGTCAAGCTGGGCATCTATCTGCTGGCGCGTCTGGATGCCGCCTTCAGCGATGTTGTGTTCTGGGAGTATACACTTATCGCCGCAGGAACCTTTACGGCAGTTTTTGCCGCCATTCAGACCATGTGCGAGCGTGATTTGAAGCGCATTCTTGCGTGGTCGACGGTGGCTACCCTGGGAACCCTGACAATGCTGGTCGGTTTTCCCGGCAAAGGTGCGGCCCTGGCGGTTGCGGCTCTTTTTTTCGCCCACGCGCTTTACAAAGCGCCGCTGTTTTTTATCGCGGGGAATCTCGATCATGGCGCCGGTACCCGTGAAATCGATCGCTTGACCGGCATGCGCCGCTATATGCCTTGGACGGCCGCCGCGGCGTTGCTGGCGGCGCTCTCCATGGCGGGGGTGCCGTTGACATTCGGTTTCGTTGCCAAGGATGCGATTACCCTGGCCAAGACCGAGGCCGTTGTTTTGAGCCCCGTCAGTTACGCGACGGTGTTTGTCAACGGCATGTCCGTGGCCGTTGCGGCCATTGCCGCGATCCGCATTTTCTGGGGAGCCGATACCGTGCCCCGCAAGGCGCAACCCCACGAAGCAAAGGCCAGCATGCTGTTTCCGCCCCTGATCCTGGTGCTGCTCGGTTTGCTGTTCGGTTTCGCTCCGACCCTGGTCGACCCGGTGTTGGGGGCTGCCGCCCGCTCCATCGCTCCCGGGTTCAAAGCTGCACGGGTTATGGCTTCTTACGATATCTTTTCGGTGATTGAAGCCACCCTGCTTACCTTCTTTTTCGGCGGGATCGTCTATCTGCAATGGGATCGTTTGCATCGTTTGCTTAGTCGCCTTCGTTTTCTCGGCAATTATGGCCCGGAATCCTGGTATCGACATCTGCTGGCTTTTTTACCGCATCTGGTGGCCCGGCAGACCCGCTTTTTGCAGCACGGTCTGTTGTCCCGCTACCTGATGACTTTGGTCGGGGTGGTGACTTTGTTCATTGCGCTGTTGATGTTATGGGCGCGCCCCGTTGCGACCTGGCCGGTTTTACAGACGTTGACGATCCCGGTGCTCGGTGCCTCTCTGCTAATTGCCGCGGGAGCTTTGACCGTTTTGTTCGTGCGTGATCATCTGATTTTGCTGTTGGTCAGCGGGGTGGTCGGATACGGCAGTGCGGTGCTGTTTCTGTTTACCGGAGCGCCGGACCTGGCGTTCACCCAATTTGCGATCGAGACCGTGTTCGTGGTGGTTGTCGCCTGCGTATTGCTCCGCTTGAGACGCCTGAAAACCATCTCCTCCGCGATTTCGGCCGAAGCACGCTCACAACGGTATCTGGCGCGGGGTATAGCGCTGGCCTTCGGAACCATCGTGACGCTTTTGCTGCTGCTGGTCTCCGGTCTTCCTTTCGATGATCGTTTGTCGGGATTTTTCGCCTCGCAGAGTCTTCCCGCGGCGCACGGTCGCAATATCGTCAACGTAATCATTGTCGATTTTCGCGCCCTCGATACGCTGGGCGAAATCGCGGTGCTGGCATTTGCGCTGCTGGCGGCGCTGCCCTTGCTCGGTGTCGTCAGGGGGAAAAGGTCATGA
- a CDS encoding universal stress protein encodes MERFKNILFASYGSKEDATALDRANRLAGKNKAQITLTRTLAPIPSVAGYFLPKNHLEDMQSAVHAMAEKDLATLAKKISPGIKVETKILTGKPFIELIRSVLTGPHDLIIKPKQPAPGGKTLAGTDLHLLRKCPCPVWIINPTQRKPFGKIIIAVDPDPSDPEKVALNTDLIKIGTSLAQSEQGKIEVVHAWTLDGETTLRGPRFTMSDAEIDVLADNVRKTRLQWLQDLLAPYGDGAIKITLEKGEPGSTLVSIIERKKPDIVVMGTVARTGLPGLLIGNTAEYVLGRISCSVLAIKPRGFKTPVS; translated from the coding sequence ATGGAGCGATTTAAAAACATTCTGTTTGCTTCATATGGGAGCAAGGAGGATGCGACAGCACTCGATCGGGCCAATCGCCTTGCCGGCAAAAACAAGGCACAGATAACCCTTACCCGGACCCTGGCACCGATCCCTTCGGTTGCCGGTTATTTTTTGCCGAAAAATCACCTGGAAGATATGCAAAGCGCCGTACACGCCATGGCGGAAAAAGATCTGGCAACTCTTGCCAAAAAAATCTCCCCGGGGATTAAGGTCGAAACGAAAATCCTGACCGGAAAACCGTTTATCGAATTGATCCGGTCGGTGCTTACCGGCCCCCATGACTTGATCATCAAACCCAAACAACCCGCGCCGGGCGGCAAAACCCTCGCTGGAACCGACCTGCATCTGCTCCGCAAATGCCCCTGTCCCGTCTGGATTATCAACCCCACACAACGCAAACCGTTCGGCAAAATCATTATCGCCGTCGACCCCGACCCCTCCGATCCGGAGAAAGTCGCCCTGAATACGGACCTGATCAAAATCGGCACGTCCCTGGCGCAGAGCGAACAGGGGAAGATCGAAGTGGTGCACGCCTGGACGCTCGATGGCGAAACGACTCTGCGCGGGCCGCGCTTTACCATGAGCGACGCCGAGATCGACGTGCTGGCCGACAATGTCCGGAAAACCCGCCTTCAATGGCTGCAGGATTTGCTTGCACCCTACGGCGACGGCGCCATAAAGATCACGTTGGAAAAGGGGGAACCGGGCTCTACACTGGTGTCGATCATCGAAAGGAAAAAACCGGATATCGTGGTCATGGGAACCGTTGCCAGAACCGGCCTACCCGGCCTTCTGATCGGCAACACGGCCGAATACGTCCTGGGCAGAATCAGTTGTTCCGTCCTGGCCATCAAGCCCCGGGGATTTAAAACGCCCGTTTCCTGA
- the gap gene encoding type I glyceraldehyde-3-phosphate dehydrogenase: MATKVAINGYGRIGRLVLTAMHQQGLIGADLDIVALVDLKPDARYFAYRTLYDSVHGRFNGEVSTAKSRPDLELDDTLIVNGDEVLCLVAPVSPDQLPWKELGVEYVIEATGHFNSLEKASLHLKAGAKKVLLTAPGKGGVKSVVIGVNEDTYDPEVDQVVSTASCTTNCLAPLVHVLLKEGIGLEQGLMSTIHAYTATQETVDSPSKKDWRGGRAAAINIIPSTTGAARAVGEVIPEVKGKLTGMAFRVPTPDVSVVDLTIRAGRDTSIEEIDSLMKKASETYLKGIMEYMTEQLVSSDFLNSTSSSIYDSPATLQNNLPNESRFFKLISWYDNEVGYSNRVVDMLRLMIARNG, translated from the coding sequence ATGGCTACCAAGGTTGCGATTAACGGATACGGAAGGATTGGCAGACTGGTACTGACCGCCATGCATCAGCAAGGGCTCATCGGTGCCGATCTGGATATTGTGGCGCTGGTCGATCTTAAACCCGATGCGCGTTACTTCGCTTATCGTACCCTTTACGATTCGGTGCATGGACGCTTCAACGGCGAGGTGAGTACTGCCAAGAGTCGCCCCGATCTGGAACTCGACGATACCCTGATTGTCAACGGGGACGAAGTCCTGTGCCTGGTGGCTCCGGTCAGTCCCGACCAGTTGCCCTGGAAGGAATTGGGGGTCGAGTACGTCATCGAGGCCACCGGGCATTTCAACAGCCTGGAGAAAGCCAGCCTGCATCTGAAAGCGGGGGCCAAAAAGGTTCTGCTGACGGCGCCGGGCAAGGGGGGCGTGAAGAGCGTCGTAATCGGGGTCAACGAGGATACCTACGACCCGGAGGTCGATCAGGTGGTTTCCACGGCATCCTGCACCACCAATTGTCTGGCCCCGCTGGTTCATGTTCTGCTCAAGGAGGGCATCGGCCTGGAACAGGGGCTGATGAGCACCATCCATGCGTATACCGCCACCCAGGAGACGGTGGACAGCCCGTCCAAGAAGGACTGGCGCGGCGGGCGGGCGGCGGCCATCAACATCATTCCCTCCACCACCGGTGCGGCCCGGGCCGTCGGGGAAGTGATTCCCGAGGTCAAGGGCAAACTTACCGGTATGGCTTTTCGCGTGCCCACTCCCGATGTTTCGGTGGTCGATCTGACCATCCGCGCGGGGCGGGATACGAGCATCGAGGAGATCGACAGCCTGATGAAAAAGGCGTCGGAAACCTATCTCAAGGGCATCATGGAATACATGACCGAGCAACTGGTCTCTTCCGATTTTCTTAATTCGACCAGTTCTTCCATTTACGATTCGCCGGCTACGTTGCAGAACAACCTGCCCAACGAGTCCCGCTTTTTCAAGCTGATCTCCTGGTACGACAACGAGGTCGGTTATTCCAACCGTGTGGTCGACATGCTGCGTCTGATGATCGCGCGGAACGGGTAG
- a CDS encoding multidrug effflux MFS transporter: protein MSAHTEIRTNMRLVVILLGVLTAIGPLTIDTYLPAFTAIAADLHTDVATVSLSMSSYFIGIAVGQLIYGPLLDVFGRKGPLVYGLVLYILASLGCALSYNVEWLIGLRLVLALGGCAGMVAARAVVRDLFPLHETARVFSSLMLVMGLAPIVAPTLGGLIVASLGWRYIFFLMGGSAVVMLAGVWWILPAIPGHGRREALHPRSALRDYLAVLAVPGFTLRMVTGSFYIAGLFIYLTASPLIFMDMFGMSGPHYGWTMGGNALALVIGSQVNARLLKRFSLGGVLWRSNLLLLAVSALFVLGAILVPVPLWMVLVFAALYLFCLGFLLPDVTALIMEPFGREQAGSASALLGAVQMMAGALAAALVSWGYDGTVAVMAIGMPVCALGSVGLLWRERYPVRVQD, encoded by the coding sequence ATGTCGGCACACACTGAAATCAGAACGAATATGCGCCTGGTCGTTATCCTGCTTGGCGTATTGACGGCCATCGGGCCGTTGACCATCGATACCTACCTGCCGGCATTTACCGCCATTGCCGCGGATCTGCATACCGATGTGGCAACGGTGAGTTTGTCCATGAGCAGTTATTTTATCGGCATCGCTGTCGGTCAGCTCATTTACGGACCCCTGCTGGATGTTTTCGGGCGCAAGGGACCGCTGGTCTACGGCCTGGTGTTGTATATCCTGGCCTCTCTGGGGTGCGCTCTGAGTTACAACGTGGAATGGCTCATCGGGTTGCGCCTGGTTCTGGCCCTTGGTGGCTGCGCCGGCATGGTCGCCGCACGGGCGGTGGTACGGGATCTTTTCCCGCTGCATGAAACCGCGCGGGTTTTTTCATCGCTGATGCTGGTGATGGGACTGGCCCCGATCGTCGCGCCGACCCTCGGCGGACTCATCGTCGCCAGCCTGGGCTGGCGCTATATTTTTTTTCTGATGGGTGGCTCGGCGGTGGTGATGCTGGCCGGGGTATGGTGGATTCTGCCTGCCATACCCGGACACGGCAGGCGCGAAGCCCTGCATCCGCGCAGCGCGCTGCGTGACTATCTGGCGGTGTTGGCCGTCCCCGGATTTACCCTGCGTATGGTGACCGGCAGTTTTTACATTGCCGGGCTGTTTATTTATCTCACCGCCTCGCCCTTGATTTTTATGGATATGTTCGGCATGTCGGGACCCCATTATGGTTGGACCATGGGGGGCAATGCCCTGGCGCTGGTTATCGGCAGCCAGGTCAATGCCCGCTTGCTGAAACGTTTTTCCCTGGGGGGCGTGTTGTGGCGTAGTAACCTGCTATTGTTGGCGGTCAGCGCTCTATTCGTTCTGGGGGCGATTCTGGTGCCGGTTCCCTTGTGGATGGTCCTGGTTTTTGCCGCTTTGTACCTGTTTTGCCTCGGTTTTCTGCTGCCGGATGTTACGGCTTTGATCATGGAGCCGTTCGGCAGGGAACAGGCCGGCAGCGCATCGGCATTGTTGGGAGCGGTACAAATGATGGCCGGTGCCCTGGCCGCGGCCCTGGTGAGCTGGGGCTACGACGGAACGGTTGCCGTTATGGCGATCGGCATGCCGGTATGTGCCCTGGGCAGCGTCGGATTGCTGTGGCGGGAGCGATATCCGGTTCGTGTGCAGGATTGA
- a CDS encoding AMP nucleosidase encodes MTEKLDIARNWLPRYTGMALDEIGDYILLTNFRSYLNRFASRFDCEIHGADRPMPAATNSHGLTMIHIGMGSANAATIMDLLSARSPRGGLLLGKCGGLKQSSEIGHFILPIAAIRSEGTSNDYFPPEVPALPSFKLHKFVSEKIVAHGHEYRTGVVYTTNRRLWEHDRDFLERLQAMTCIAIDMETATLFIVGHYNAIARGALLLTSDLPLTPEGIKTEEMDRMVSRKWTDIHLQIGIEAMTEIEEKGERIKHFRY; translated from the coding sequence ATGACCGAAAAGCTGGACATCGCCAGAAACTGGCTACCCCGCTACACAGGAATGGCCCTGGACGAGATCGGGGACTACATCCTTCTGACCAATTTTCGTTCCTATCTCAACCGGTTCGCCAGCCGCTTCGATTGCGAGATCCACGGTGCGGACAGACCGATGCCTGCCGCCACCAACAGCCACGGCCTGACCATGATCCACATCGGCATGGGCTCGGCCAACGCCGCCACCATCATGGATTTACTCAGCGCCCGCAGTCCCAGGGGGGGTCTGCTGCTGGGCAAGTGCGGCGGTCTCAAGCAGTCTTCGGAAATCGGGCATTTCATTCTACCTATTGCGGCCATCCGCAGCGAGGGCACCAGCAACGATTATTTCCCTCCCGAAGTCCCCGCCCTGCCCTCCTTCAAACTGCATAAGTTCGTGTCCGAAAAGATCGTTGCCCATGGCCATGAATACCGCACCGGGGTGGTCTATACCACCAACCGTCGGCTCTGGGAACACGACCGGGACTTTCTGGAGCGTCTGCAGGCGATGACCTGCATCGCCATCGATATGGAAACCGCCACCCTGTTCATTGTCGGCCACTACAACGCTATCGCGCGGGGAGCCCTGCTGCTGACCTCGGACCTGCCCCTGACGCCGGAAGGCATCAAAACCGAAGAGATGGACCGGATGGTATCCCGCAAATGGACCGACATCCATCTGCAGATCGGCATCGAGGCCATGACCGAAATCGAGGAGAAAGGCGAAAGGATCAAACACTTCCGCTACTGA